ACCTCACCTCCTGGTTCTCCATCACCCTTGACCTGAAAATAACTCATCTTCACCATGGCATCTCCGAAATCCTTAAAGAATGCTGTCTCATTTGCTGCATACAATTCAACAATTGGCCTCGTTCTTGGGTCTTGAACGAGTATGTTATCCGTCGTCAAAAGCCCCAATCCCTTTGGTAAATTCTTGTAGTACTGGTTATCAAACTTCCCTGGAGTCTTAACATCATTGAAAGCAGCCATTGTGACGTTGGTTTCAGGATTCGAACACAGATTTTTCAGTGCTTCTGCGTAAGCAGGCTTTAGTGCGGGATCGGTTGGGGTTTCAGCGGAGTAATTAAAGAGCCTTTTAGTGAATTTCCCGCAGTTTGCGAAGCCAATAGTGTGTGCGCCCAACAACGCCACCATTTCTTGAACACTGAAGCCCCTGTCGCCGAAATATTGTATCATCCGATCTGCATTCATCTCCGTATTGGGAAGACTTCCCTCGACACGGGAGGCATGAGAAATGAGGCCGTCTTTGCGTCCGAGGTGGACAGGGTAATGGGGTCCACCCACCATCACGATAAGGTTACGTGTGGTGGCAGTGAGAATATCCGCACAGGAGACGACCCCGGGGCAGACAAGCTCCAAAGCTGTCTTGATTCTACTGACGACGTCAAAGGCGTCCCCGGGGAGGGAAAGGTTGTCTTCATGATCCTTCTCCGCCTTGTTGTCAGAAGTTGAGCCTATTAGAATCGAAGCGTCGCAGCCTCCGGTCATGCAGTCGTGGAAGAAGAGGCGGAGGGTGGCGGCTGCTGTGGTTACGAATTTTGATTGCTTTTCATGAACTTGTTCCAACACAATGCGATCAAAATCAGGGCATGATGTTTTGTAGTAGTCAGGATTGAGTATGACGGATTGAGAAATGGGAACTACTGAAATGAAGAGAATTAGAAGAAGATGTTTGTATAATGAGGCCATGGCTGATGGCTGTAGTAGTAATACTATTTAGTCTGAGAGGAAGCTGAGACCTGCTCCCTCCCTTCCTCCCTTCTCAGACTTGCAGAGATCAAATTTAAATGGATTAATAAAGGAGACAAGAGATGAAGGGAAAAAGCTTAAAGGCTTGTGGATGAGAGCGATTTTAGCAGAATGGTTTAGAATTTATGGACTTGGTCTGCCAAATGGCTCCATGATGAACACTTGTCGTGCTGTGTATTTGACTTGTAAGAAAATCTTTAAATCGACAATCCATGCACAAAATCTGTTGTCCAAATTTTGGCTCTTGTTACGTGGAAAGGGCCAAAAAGTCCTAACTGAGAGTTTTTGTTATCTTTTCTTGGAAACTTGTTTTTTCTAAACACAATGACAATCAATACAAATTACAACAATTTTCTATCATTAGAGGAATTTGTTGGGATTCCTAGCTAACAGTATACAGTGAAACTGCTCAGCCATTTTACACTTGAAAACAACTTCCAAGTCCAAAGATCCAATGTAATAACACGTTATGAATCTAGGAGAAGTATGATTGAATAAGGTAATTAACTACGGTGATAGCTTCACAGGATTTTTCAGGACTGATTTGATGCATATGACTGCTACTTAGGTACCCTGAAGCTGATAAAAGGACGGGAAAAGCAACTTATTGGCAGATTACAAGTCTTCAAGCATTTCGGACTGGTCTACGAGGGCCTGAATTTCTCAACATATGTCCCAGTGAAATTTGAAGAAGTTTTGCACTAGCAGAAAGGCATGATAGTTTTACAGTTGCATGAATACACCACTTTCTGTGGCTTATTAGAAATTCACACTGAAGATCACCCACTTCCAGTTTTATGTCATTGGCATGAGAGGCTTCCAGTAGCCTACATATCAACGAACTGGAGTTACTGGTCCTCTTTCCGTTTGAGAGGAAAGGAATTTTAGAAACGAAAAGCTTTGTGAGAGAGAActattattttaagaaaactttcaaattttatttatttttcaaatataaaactattagaGTATTTATAAGgatgatttttaaaatcttaaatatatgaatCTAATATTGAACTTGTACATGAACTATTAATACCCTAACATTTGAATTTatgtctaaattcaaatgttttgttttcttctttcttttaggTTTTGTTCTATTTTTATCGTTTCTTTTAGTATCTTTCGTTCTTTTaggttttgttctttttttttcttgctttacatattgttttttcaatttcataacGCTCAAAACTAAACCTTTAACACCtataatatacattttaaaaatatttttaagatgtCAGTAACTCCTTAAAAAATCACACAACCCCTTACGACAATGAgttgaaaaagaaaaccctTTATTCAAATTTCGGGCTCCATATTCCAAATGAAATCAAACTTTGGAATCAATCTTTTTCTCTCCATATGAAGGAAGAAAGCTCAAGAGGCTTTGATGCATGTCAGTATGTCAAGGAATGATTCGCAGATTCTTTCTCCACTAGTTTCccatcttttttgtttttaaatgggtTAAACTATTTTTCACGAAATCTTTAATGAAACAtacaatttcactttttaaggatgtttaatttgaaaaatattttattattaaaataaaaatataattttaaagatcattaaatataattattatgtttaaataaatgtaataaaaagaattctaatatattattttatttaaatatttttacgtttaattattttaaaatatattttatgttatttattatattaatttaaaatgagcttatttttatctttaaaaaattaataaataaagatatagttataataaaatcaaaattacgttattatcttttataatatcTGTTAcattaatattagtaataaaaaattattaaatttttttattatttataaattaaatgaaataatataaataataaaaaatatattactgaaataatatttataagccTTTAAACAAATATCTCTTCTAAGTTTAAAATGTTCCATTGTTAACTTgtcatcttttattattgaagaaaaatgTTACTTGAAATAATAGGACGAAAATTTAACGGTAACATTTTCTGATGAAATAAAAAACGATTATAATATACACCAACCTCCTAAACAAGATTAAATTGAGTAATCATACCTGCTCCTTTGATCTCTCTAAATCTACGTGACCTAACAAGGGTAGATGGAGACATAAGTCTTAGCAAAAAGGGTAATGGATGCAAAGGTAAGATCATCCGAGTAAGCAAAGAAAGGCATCAATGGTAAGGGGAGAGGCAAGCAGAACAATAAAGACAATATCTTAGCTAGTATTAGTGATAGTTTACCTTCTTCACTCCACAGTTCGAGAGCCataaaaagtttgaaatcaaaatcaagaTCAAAAGCGAGTAGTTTTTGTAGCAATCAAGATAAAGTTAGAAGTTAAAACAAGATTATAAACCGGCTTTCACATTTCTAAGTTGAAGCTAAAAGAATGAAGTGACgaaattaacttaaaaacaaaaaattgttgtttaatCAAAATTGGGGTGGGAATCAGTCATTCTTCTTTCTAAAATATGGCAAATCCTTTGATAAAACACGTGCGTTTCGATTTCATGTAgcatattcaatttttaaacaaaatggGTTCAACTAGGACTTCTCCTTTCAAATTCATCTGTACTCTGGCTTAGCGCCCAAGATGAGCCCTGATTCTTTACGATGGAAGCCAGCCAGAGCCCAGAGGCGGCAGCATGAATCTGATTGAGATTCGCTACCTTGAAACTCTGGACTCCATCTCGAATCCAGCTGGATGTCTGGGTCTGATCATAATGCCTCCAGATTGTCTCCATTATAATAAAGCTGCCATGGTACGGTTGTTCAGCCAGCAAGTGGGTTTTCACAACAAATGTAGGAGGCCAGCTCACTCATTCTCACCTTTAGCTTTGTCGTCTTTATGACTTGGACGCCATATGTCTCCTTCTTGACCAGCCTATGCACAACTACTACTGCATTGTTATCTGAAACTTGCTTTTAAAGGAAGTTATTGGTAACTCTCCCCGGTCAGCAATGACCCACTCTGGCACCTGCTTACCTGCAGTGCTTACAATTATTTCCATCCAGCTGGCTGCACTAAATTAAAGCAGCTTGTGTTTATCATTATTCAATCACTTGTCGAGTCTGGTCCTAGGTTGATATCACCAAGAGGTTCGAATTCGATGAACAATGAGATATTTAAAAGAAGATAATTGCCCTTTAACTTTTTACCTTACTAGATGGCATGTATTAGTCAAATATAACAAGCTTTCTTTTAGCCATTGGGCAGACTCAAAGCTGAGGTGACACCACGTTGGTATTTTcttgtaaataaattttgaacatGTGAGCAGTTGAGTCAAATCACAAAAAATCCCCCGCTATAAATAGGCATGCAATGCCATGAACTTAGAAACATAAGCAAAAACAAGCATGATGAAGGTAGCACGTGTGCTTCTCTGTCTGGGAGTTTTGCTATTCAGCCTTGGAGTTGCAGAGGTATAGATATAGAGTAGTTTTCTTGGTCAATGTCCTGGATATATGGGTTTTGCTGAGACTCTAATCTAACCGCTTGGCTAATTTGCATGCATGCAGGTTTCATCAGATCTCAggattgaagaaaatgaagatgtaACTCACGTTGAGCAGGTAATCTTTCACTTCTTTTTGTTTCTGTATAGGaggttttatttgattaatttcatattttttcatggATAACGCTAGTGAAATCTGACCTGAGTTTGATTTTGTTGCTGATCAGCTTGTTGTGAGAGGTGCAAACAGAAGGCTGATGCAAGACATAGGTGGGTTTCCACTTTTTGTTTCTCAAATTTGTGCGTTTTTCCTCTGTATTGAAAGCAAAAGCGCACAGAGCTAGTTCTGTTGTCATGCATTGACAAACACATCACTGATGAGAGACCACATTTGCTTCTTCTAATTGATTTTAGTTTTGAGTTTCAGACTGTGGAGGATTATGCAAACAGAGGTGCAGCGTTCATTCTCGGCCAAACTTGTGCAACAGGGCCTGTGGGACCTGCTGTTTGAGATGCAAATGTGTGCCGCCTGGTACCTCCGGAAACAGGGAGTTGTGCGGGACTTGCTACACAGATATGACCACTCATGGAAATAAAACCAAGTGCCCATGAGGTCCACAAGCAATGCAGCAAGCTGGCGGGGAACCCAACTGGGGGGTTCCTCTCTGTGTCATTGTTCGGAGCTTTTTTGTTTTGGTGGACTGCTTTGTTTGGATgccaagaaaatgaaaaagttgGGTGTAGCTTTAGCTGGTTGATGTGGTTTGTGTCTGCAATCATGTGTATGTTAATGTAAGTATGGATGGAGAAATG
Above is a genomic segment from Mangifera indica cultivar Alphonso chromosome 3, CATAS_Mindica_2.1, whole genome shotgun sequence containing:
- the LOC123212289 gene encoding peroxidase 41-like, translated to MASLYKHLLLILFISVVPISQSVILNPDYYKTSCPDFDRIVLEQVHEKQSKFVTTAAATLRLFFHDCMTGGCDASILIGSTSDNKAEKDHEDNLSLPGDAFDVVSRIKTALELVCPGVVSCADILTATTRNLIVMVGGPHYPVHLGRKDGLISHASRVEGSLPNTEMNADRMIQYFGDRGFSVQEMVALLGAHTIGFANCGKFTKRLFNYSAETPTDPALKPAYAEALKNLCSNPETNVTMAAFNDVKTPGKFDNQYYKNLPKGLGLLTTDNILVQDPRTRPIVELYAANETAFFKDFGDAMVKMSYFQVKGDGEPGGEVRRRCDASNSVD
- the LOC123212136 gene encoding snakin-2-like translates to MMKVARVLLCLGVLLFSLGVAEVSSDLRIEENEDVTHVEQLVVRGANRRLMQDIDCGGLCKQRCSVHSRPNLCNRACGTCCLRCKCVPPGTSGNRELCGTCYTDMTTHGNKTKCP